One stretch of Fictibacillus sp. b24 DNA includes these proteins:
- a CDS encoding DNA-directed RNA polymerase subunit beta has product MTNKMQELNHNEKPKTQRYNEKEKSSKEEKKQWYQRRTKRSFPIWLRLLLLVCGIIVCFAVGTMVGYGVIGDGKPMNVFEKETWTHIIDLVQKEL; this is encoded by the coding sequence ATGACGAATAAGATGCAAGAGTTGAATCATAACGAAAAACCAAAAACACAGCGTTACAATGAGAAAGAGAAATCTTCTAAAGAAGAGAAGAAACAGTGGTATCAACGTCGAACGAAAAGAAGCTTCCCAATCTGGCTTCGTCTTCTTCTGCTGGTCTGCGGAATCATTGTGTGTTTTGCTGTGGGTACGATGGTCGGTTACGGTGTAATTGGTGACGGTAAGCCGATGAACGTGTTTGAAAAAGAAACATGGACACACATCATCGACCTTGTACAAAAAGAATTGTAA
- the fabZ gene encoding 3-hydroxyacyl-ACP dehydratase FabZ, with product MLTIEEIKEIIPHRYPFLLIDRILEVDEGQRAVGIKNVTANEEFFNGHFPEYPVMPGVLIVEALAQVGAVAMLKKEENRGKLAFFAGIDNCRFKKQVVPGDQLRLEVEMTRVRGSIGKGKGIATVDGQVACEVEITFALGK from the coding sequence ATGTTAACGATTGAAGAAATCAAAGAAATTATTCCGCACCGTTATCCGTTTTTGCTGATTGACCGCATTTTAGAAGTAGATGAAGGCCAGCGCGCAGTCGGCATCAAAAATGTAACAGCTAACGAAGAATTCTTTAACGGCCACTTCCCGGAGTATCCTGTGATGCCAGGAGTGCTGATCGTTGAAGCACTTGCTCAAGTAGGCGCAGTGGCGATGTTGAAAAAGGAAGAAAACCGCGGCAAGCTCGCATTCTTTGCAGGAATCGATAACTGCCGATTCAAGAAGCAAGTCGTACCTGGTGACCAGCTTCGCCTGGAAGTAGAGATGACGCGTGTGCGTGGTTCGATCGGTAAAGGCAAGGGGATTGCAACAGTCGACGGCCAGGTGGCCTGCGAAGTCGAAATCACCTTCGCCCTAGGTAAATAA
- a CDS encoding HAD family hydrolase codes for MEKIYKIILFDLDGTLSDPKIGITKSVQFALERMGIKEESLDYLEPFIGPPLQQSFSDFYHFNDTQTQTAITHYRERFSDVGMYENTLYEHIPELLQELKESGFTLVVATSKPTVFAEQILKYFNIHHHFDLIVGSNLDGTRTAKTDIIQYILQHYNKHPKQDFIMIGDRKHDIIGAHNTGIDSIGVTYGYGSLDEITTAAPAYIAESVLELRKYLLKHTSIKV; via the coding sequence TTGGAAAAAATCTATAAGATTATTCTTTTTGACTTAGACGGTACACTATCTGATCCGAAAATAGGCATCACTAAATCTGTTCAATTTGCTTTAGAAAGAATGGGCATCAAAGAAGAGAGCCTCGATTACTTAGAACCATTCATTGGACCACCGCTTCAACAATCGTTCTCAGACTTTTACCACTTCAATGATACACAAACGCAAACAGCCATCACTCATTATCGCGAACGATTCAGCGACGTGGGGATGTACGAAAACACACTTTATGAACATATTCCAGAGCTTTTACAGGAGTTGAAGGAAAGCGGCTTTACGTTAGTTGTTGCTACTTCTAAGCCAACCGTCTTTGCTGAACAAATTTTGAAGTATTTCAATATCCATCACCACTTCGATCTAATCGTCGGAAGCAACCTCGACGGAACAAGAACCGCCAAAACGGACATCATTCAGTACATACTCCAGCACTACAACAAGCATCCAAAACAAGATTTCATCATGATCGGTGACAGAAAACACGATATCATTGGAGCGCATAACACAGGCATTGATTCGATAGGAGTTACTTACGGTTATGGATCATTAGACGAGATTACAACTGCAGCGCCTGCTTATATTGCTGAAAGTGTCCTTGAATTAAGGAAATATCTATTAAAACACACCTCAATTAAGGTGTAA
- a CDS encoding class I SAM-dependent methyltransferase — protein MLETVVQRPVNVGHTEMRPSYRMDLRQYSQKDYEKFVKVNTVNDWSTVSWKDVGKPYEVTSFAKEKTDWEHKHGEALPVHTSWTMFNQSFHEWFSKDVPADIQDKKGAFFHSLKSFKPSEVKVALGDYLRIHLWNYVHRIQDGIWDPRGKRALFKGLDVNKPRILFLGAAEGYEAMQLSAMYPGGEVVMVDYDPFCRDARFAEFPDAYPFLGENPRTGGDKVYYKNDFNISYVVDDIRNLPYGREFDIVLSVGLLEHFPDSMKSEVVEWHRKFLKPNGYIVMTTPRAQLRSKLYYEIMADVMNHTYRELMTLEQMGLYLYENGLDIMKHGYIKVHNGIVARAK, from the coding sequence ATGCTTGAAACTGTTGTTCAACGTCCAGTGAATGTTGGCCACACGGAAATGAGACCGTCTTATCGCATGGATTTGCGCCAATATAGTCAGAAAGATTATGAGAAGTTTGTAAAAGTAAATACGGTGAATGATTGGTCTACCGTGTCTTGGAAAGATGTCGGCAAGCCATATGAAGTTACTTCTTTTGCAAAAGAAAAAACGGATTGGGAGCATAAGCACGGCGAAGCACTTCCGGTCCATACGTCATGGACAATGTTCAACCAGTCGTTTCACGAATGGTTTTCAAAGGATGTTCCAGCTGATATCCAAGATAAAAAGGGAGCATTTTTTCATAGTTTAAAAAGCTTTAAACCTTCTGAAGTGAAAGTCGCGCTTGGGGATTATTTACGTATTCATTTGTGGAATTATGTGCACCGGATCCAGGATGGCATTTGGGATCCACGGGGGAAGCGAGCCTTGTTTAAAGGGCTTGATGTGAATAAGCCTCGCATTCTTTTTTTAGGGGCAGCGGAAGGGTATGAGGCGATGCAGCTGTCTGCGATGTATCCTGGCGGCGAAGTGGTGATGGTCGATTATGATCCGTTCTGCCGCGATGCAAGGTTTGCGGAGTTTCCGGACGCTTACCCGTTTTTAGGGGAGAATCCAAGAACGGGCGGAGATAAGGTTTATTATAAAAATGATTTCAACATTTCATATGTGGTGGACGACATCCGAAACCTGCCATACGGCAGGGAGTTTGATATTGTGCTGAGCGTTGGTTTATTGGAGCATTTTCCGGACTCCATGAAATCTGAGGTGGTAGAGTGGCATCGGAAATTTTTGAAGCCAAACGGCTATATCGTGATGACAACACCCCGAGCCCAGCTTCGGTCCAAGCTGTATTACGAGATCATGGCTGATGTGATGAACCACACTTATCGTGAACTGATGACATTAGAGCAGATGGGGCTTTATCTGTATGAAAATGGCCTGGATATTATGAAGCACGGTTATATCAAGGTGCATAATGGGATTGTTGCGAGGGCGAAATAA
- a CDS encoding SGNH/GDSL hydrolase family protein codes for MKIIFIGDSITASNKNTDPERLGNGYVRMIKEALPKDVNVINKGVNGHRVTDLALRWERDVLDLNPDLLSVSIGINDVWRQLDSPGIAQVDESRFEEIYRELLSQLPSDTKLVLMEPTIIKENSQSQGNQMLIPYVEVVRKLAVEFDAVLVPTHDVFINHLNKKPDVSVTTDGVHMRKKGNELIAKSWLEAAKSLINQ; via the coding sequence ATGAAGATTATTTTTATAGGCGACAGCATCACAGCTTCAAATAAAAACACAGATCCAGAAAGACTAGGAAACGGTTATGTTCGTATGATTAAAGAAGCCTTGCCCAAAGACGTAAATGTCATCAACAAAGGGGTAAACGGACATCGAGTGACAGATCTTGCACTTCGTTGGGAACGGGATGTTCTTGATTTGAATCCTGACCTTTTATCGGTTTCAATCGGAATCAACGATGTATGGAGACAGCTGGATAGCCCAGGCATCGCACAAGTAGATGAATCGAGATTTGAAGAAATTTACCGTGAGCTGTTGTCACAGCTGCCTTCTGATACCAAACTAGTACTCATGGAACCCACAATTATAAAAGAAAATTCGCAATCTCAAGGGAACCAGATGCTGATTCCGTATGTAGAAGTGGTTCGAAAGCTGGCAGTGGAATTTGATGCAGTCCTCGTTCCAACGCACGATGTTTTTATCAATCACCTCAACAAAAAACCAGATGTTTCAGTAACAACAGACGGCGTACATATGAGGAAAAAAGGAAATGAATTAATAGCAAAAAGCTGGCTAGAAGCAGCTAAGTCACTCATTAACCAATAA
- a CDS encoding GNAT family N-acetyltransferase, with protein MANTTLAFFEEKHREALEKFYLPEDQEKFTQLPAKALTFCEEDDKRTPVVIEASGKTVGFFVLHTGENIQDFTANPNAMVIRALSINHPEQGKGYAKDAMLQLPEFVTVNFPDVNELILAVNFKNEPAKKLYEKAGFVDRGQIKHGPVGPQYVLHYDV; from the coding sequence ATGGCGAACACGACTCTCGCATTTTTTGAAGAAAAACATAGAGAAGCTTTAGAAAAATTTTATTTACCTGAAGATCAGGAGAAATTTACTCAGTTACCTGCAAAAGCATTAACATTTTGTGAAGAAGATGACAAACGAACTCCGGTTGTCATTGAAGCGTCTGGCAAAACAGTAGGCTTTTTTGTTTTACATACAGGAGAGAACATTCAAGATTTTACAGCAAACCCAAATGCAATGGTCATACGCGCATTATCCATCAATCACCCCGAGCAAGGAAAAGGATATGCGAAGGATGCGATGCTGCAGCTGCCAGAGTTCGTCACAGTAAACTTTCCTGATGTGAACGAACTCATCTTAGCAGTAAACTTTAAGAATGAGCCAGCTAAAAAGCTTTATGAAAAAGCTGGATTCGTAGATCGCGGTCAGATCAAACATGGTCCGGTTGGGCCGCAATATGTGCTGCATTATGATGTCTAA
- a CDS encoding alpha-amylase family glycosyl hydrolase: MRKTKLRYGVSWLLLFTMILQTFASALLIQPASTQAQERTVTLVGDLQSELGGAGDWNPADAATTMELQPNGKYKLSGKLPAGNYEYKIAINGSWDENYGVDGKQGGDNYKLTIDAEKEVTFVYDDTTHKVTIPEPLPAEQTPRIVGDIQPELGAGGEWAPGESTALLQDEDGDNIYTYTAQVPKGKHEFKILLGNAWGAPAYPADNFKLNVIKDAEITFLYNHDTKEVYTNYDPGLPDGSVNAGKLFHDTWNEAFRAPFGAIKAGQDVTLRLQTKKGDLTGAKLYLRNYNSGSTTVKDMENAGWTTVNGEEIELWEATVTPEEKGVYGYKFTARDGDAVKEYGEDTAEGGKGAASDTNAGLFQMTVYDPSYKTPDWMKESVVYQIFPDRFYNGNKKNDTAKTTARGTEPIEHQDWNELPDNPRQAETEGYDGDEIWSNDFFGGDITGIQKKLDYIESLGVNTLYLNPVAHAASNHKYDATDYKAMDPMFGSPEEFKAFTKELKKRKMHLILDGVFNHVGDDSIYFDRYGKYDTVGAYEYWASIYDLMSTQGLTEAEAKKQTEAKFTKEGQKFSPYGFHNWFNIEDEKVNGVYKYQAWWGFDSLPEIKSIPGEAVDYDSELNNKPFADYIMYDEDSAAKSWLDRGASGWRLDVANEVDTEFWREFRKELKEGKKEDPLILGEIWDDASEYFLGDLYDSVMNYRFRGAMIDYLKNGNAEGAENQLNAVFEDYPQEAFYALMNLMGSHDTPRAAFILGNGTDSYERAELDPKYDHELGVKRLKLAAILQMGYAGAPTLYYGDEAGVTGSKDPDDRRTYPWGSEDKNLVKHYQNIGKVRADYHDLFSYGELNHLFAEKDVLAYTRTDKKNAALVITNRGNEDKTVELDVKKLIVNNVKLTDQLDKKYKTAVKDGKLTITVPAMTGRMLVSDKGQNLKTPEAVTNVKATEESHSVSLSWSGDAKSYAVYQTTISGAFYEKVAETKSNSIKIDDLDNGRKYYFAVVAIDKNNNESVKTESKAAIPHVALKDGNYEIAGVTTVENGVIDLSKSQNVLADIFIKGETESDMAEGLQAELQVKEPGKDTWTTHKATYTAQNGEFNTFSSSFLPFNEGTYEYRYAFSTDLGRTWVTSETKSVTFTKGDDTTAPAEFVTLEEPAQESGQVNLNWTVEGANEPYLFTIVRDGEMIDQVLDTNATAYKDINVTNGKTYSYEVHIYDKAGNSVKSNTVTVTPDLVMVKVTLKVNAPEYTPQGVDLTVPGSKNGWNTGAWKMTRGGAVTNDYEYTFEAQEGEVITYKYVKNSSWDQEGLADHTPGNPNDDDPSYYGYGAQGTDLSFVVTNQGGNKMTVQDKIVRWIDMPVVVTSHSDGQTVTSDSITLKGNAIKEGVMTINGEAVTINDDMTFSHTVNLNPGENKLNIHIEPSEENKSTIFKNDGGAIAKNTKDSVMTIIKN; encoded by the coding sequence GTGAGGAAAACGAAATTACGCTATGGAGTTTCATGGCTATTACTTTTTACAATGATTTTGCAAACGTTTGCATCTGCATTACTAATACAACCTGCTTCAACACAAGCGCAAGAGCGCACAGTTACACTTGTTGGGGATCTGCAATCTGAACTTGGCGGTGCAGGCGACTGGAACCCTGCAGACGCAGCTACAACAATGGAGCTTCAACCGAACGGAAAGTACAAGCTCAGTGGAAAACTTCCAGCGGGCAACTATGAGTACAAAATTGCAATTAACGGATCATGGGACGAAAACTATGGTGTCGACGGAAAACAGGGCGGCGACAACTACAAACTGACGATTGACGCTGAAAAGGAAGTGACATTTGTGTACGATGACACGACACACAAAGTTACAATTCCAGAACCACTTCCAGCCGAACAGACGCCACGTATCGTGGGTGATATTCAACCTGAATTAGGTGCTGGCGGCGAGTGGGCACCTGGAGAATCAACGGCCCTCCTACAGGACGAAGACGGTGACAACATCTACACGTACACCGCTCAAGTGCCAAAAGGAAAGCACGAATTTAAGATTCTGCTCGGCAACGCTTGGGGTGCACCAGCATACCCAGCCGACAATTTCAAACTAAACGTTATAAAAGACGCTGAAATCACGTTTCTTTACAACCATGACACAAAAGAAGTGTACACAAACTATGACCCTGGTCTGCCGGATGGCAGTGTGAACGCGGGCAAGCTTTTCCATGATACGTGGAACGAAGCATTTCGTGCGCCGTTTGGAGCAATCAAAGCTGGACAAGACGTAACACTGCGCCTTCAAACGAAAAAAGGCGACCTGACTGGAGCGAAACTTTATCTTCGCAACTATAACTCTGGCTCTACGACTGTAAAAGATATGGAGAACGCGGGCTGGACAACCGTGAACGGTGAAGAGATCGAGCTTTGGGAAGCGACAGTAACACCTGAGGAAAAAGGCGTTTACGGATATAAATTTACTGCGCGCGATGGAGATGCGGTAAAAGAGTACGGTGAAGACACAGCAGAGGGTGGAAAAGGAGCGGCATCTGACACGAACGCTGGACTTTTCCAAATGACGGTTTACGATCCGTCTTACAAAACTCCTGACTGGATGAAAGAATCTGTCGTTTATCAGATTTTCCCGGACCGTTTTTATAACGGAAACAAGAAAAACGATACAGCCAAAACAACGGCACGCGGAACAGAACCGATTGAGCATCAAGACTGGAACGAGTTGCCTGACAACCCTCGTCAAGCGGAAACAGAAGGCTATGACGGAGACGAAATTTGGTCGAACGATTTCTTTGGCGGTGATATTACGGGTATCCAAAAGAAACTAGACTACATCGAGTCACTTGGCGTAAACACGCTTTACCTAAACCCAGTTGCACATGCTGCATCCAACCACAAGTACGATGCGACAGACTACAAAGCAATGGACCCGATGTTTGGATCACCTGAAGAATTCAAAGCTTTTACAAAAGAACTGAAAAAACGCAAGATGCACTTGATCCTCGATGGTGTGTTCAATCACGTTGGAGACGACTCGATCTATTTTGACCGTTACGGAAAATACGATACAGTCGGTGCTTACGAATATTGGGCAAGCATCTATGACTTAATGAGCACCCAAGGCTTAACAGAAGCTGAAGCGAAAAAACAAACAGAAGCAAAGTTCACGAAAGAAGGACAGAAATTCAGTCCATACGGCTTCCACAACTGGTTTAACATCGAGGACGAAAAAGTGAACGGTGTGTACAAATACCAAGCATGGTGGGGCTTTGACTCACTTCCTGAGATCAAGTCGATTCCAGGTGAGGCCGTAGACTATGATTCAGAACTTAACAACAAACCGTTTGCAGACTATATCATGTATGACGAAGATTCTGCGGCGAAATCGTGGCTTGACCGCGGGGCATCCGGCTGGCGTCTGGATGTTGCGAACGAAGTAGATACCGAGTTTTGGAGAGAGTTCCGTAAAGAGTTGAAGGAAGGCAAGAAAGAAGATCCGCTTATCTTGGGCGAAATTTGGGATGATGCGTCTGAATACTTCCTTGGCGACCTTTACGACTCTGTTATGAACTACCGATTCCGCGGTGCGATGATTGATTACCTAAAGAACGGAAATGCGGAAGGTGCTGAAAATCAGCTGAACGCTGTGTTTGAAGATTACCCGCAAGAAGCATTCTACGCATTAATGAACTTGATGGGTTCACATGACACACCGCGTGCGGCATTTATCCTTGGAAACGGAACAGATTCTTATGAGCGTGCTGAACTTGATCCAAAGTACGACCACGAGCTAGGTGTGAAACGACTGAAGCTTGCAGCGATTCTACAGATGGGTTATGCAGGCGCACCGACTCTTTATTACGGAGATGAAGCGGGAGTTACAGGCTCTAAAGATCCGGATGACCGCAGAACTTATCCATGGGGCTCTGAAGATAAGAACTTAGTGAAACACTATCAAAATATCGGAAAAGTACGTGCAGACTATCATGATCTGTTCAGCTATGGTGAGTTGAATCACCTATTCGCTGAAAAAGACGTGCTAGCGTATACACGTACGGATAAAAAGAACGCGGCACTTGTGATCACAAACCGCGGAAACGAAGACAAAACCGTTGAGCTGGACGTGAAGAAGCTGATCGTAAACAACGTGAAGCTGACAGATCAACTGGATAAGAAGTACAAAACAGCCGTAAAAGACGGCAAACTGACAATAACGGTTCCAGCAATGACGGGACGCATGCTCGTGTCAGATAAAGGTCAGAATTTGAAGACACCTGAAGCAGTAACAAACGTGAAAGCAACAGAAGAAAGCCATTCTGTATCCCTTTCATGGAGTGGTGACGCTAAAAGTTACGCAGTCTACCAAACAACGATCTCTGGTGCTTTTTATGAAAAGGTAGCTGAAACGAAGAGCAACTCCATTAAGATTGACGACCTAGATAACGGACGCAAGTACTACTTCGCTGTTGTCGCGATCGACAAGAATAACAATGAATCTGTAAAAACAGAATCAAAAGCGGCAATTCCGCACGTTGCATTAAAAGACGGGAACTATGAAATTGCGGGGGTAACAACAGTAGAGAACGGTGTAATCGACCTTTCTAAGTCACAAAACGTTTTAGCTGATATTTTTATAAAAGGTGAAACCGAAAGTGACATGGCAGAAGGTCTGCAAGCAGAACTTCAAGTGAAGGAGCCAGGTAAAGATACTTGGACAACCCACAAAGCAACTTACACAGCTCAAAACGGAGAGTTCAACACATTCAGCTCGTCATTCCTGCCGTTTAACGAAGGAACGTATGAATATCGTTATGCGTTTTCTACCGATCTTGGCCGTACATGGGTAACGAGTGAAACGAAATCCGTAACGTTCACAAAAGGTGATGACACAACAGCACCAGCAGAATTTGTAACACTAGAAGAGCCAGCACAAGAATCGGGACAAGTAAATTTGAATTGGACGGTTGAAGGTGCGAACGAGCCATATCTGTTCACGATTGTACGTGACGGAGAGATGATTGACCAGGTTCTAGATACAAACGCAACAGCGTACAAAGATATCAACGTGACGAACGGAAAAACGTATTCGTATGAAGTGCACATCTACGACAAAGCAGGAAACAGCGTGAAGTCAAACACGGTAACCGTAACGCCTGACCTTGTTATGGTAAAAGTAACGCTGAAAGTGAACGCGCCCGAATATACCCCACAAGGAGTAGATCTGACGGTTCCAGGCAGCAAGAACGGCTGGAACACAGGTGCGTGGAAGATGACGCGCGGCGGTGCGGTAACAAACGATTACGAGTACACGTTTGAAGCGCAAGAAGGCGAGGTCATCACGTACAAATACGTGAAGAACAGCTCGTGGGATCAAGAAGGACTCGCTGATCACACACCTGGTAACCCGAATGATGATGATCCGAGTTATTATGGTTATGGTGCGCAAGGAACGGACCTAAGTTTTGTTGTTACGAACCAAGGCGGCAACAAGATGACCGTTCAAGACAAGATCGTACGCTGGATTGACATGCCAGTGGTTGTAACTTCTCACAGTGATGGTCAAACCGTAACTTCTGATAGCATCACGCTAAAAGGAAATGCAATTAAAGAAGGCGTGATGACGATTAACGGTGAAGCAGTAACGATTAACGATGACATGACGTTCTCGCACACGGTGAACTTGAATCCTGGAGAAAACAAACTCAACATTCATATCGAACCGTCTGAAGAAAACAAATCTACTATTTTTAAGAACGACGGCGGTGCAATTGCTAAGAACACGAAAGATAGTGTGATGACGATTATTAAAAACTAG
- a CDS encoding zinc dependent phospholipase C family protein, whose amino-acid sequence MGSRIMHSIIGNKIAEALSIEDKTSFLLGSIAPDAVFSHEEKNLSHFFIGDVKDYSRRVDYKGFLHKYSSEVEYYNSYIMGYSAHLIADDIWLRGFNLSWLKNRMDADEGLYKLYHNDFRLLNGKLLEHYGFTNEMRKTLSLFPAILDLEEVKSKDVENFVPYVLGDMEYDNEVLNEQLNVFTFDQIVGYIETSIEVGLLKIKQYSLNRV is encoded by the coding sequence ATGGGTTCAAGAATAATGCACTCAATTATTGGTAATAAAATTGCAGAGGCTTTATCGATAGAAGATAAAACATCATTTTTGCTTGGAAGCATCGCTCCAGATGCTGTATTTTCACACGAAGAAAAAAACTTATCACATTTCTTTATAGGTGATGTAAAAGATTATTCAAGAAGGGTTGATTATAAAGGATTTCTACATAAATATAGTTCGGAAGTAGAATATTACAATTCTTATATTATGGGGTACAGTGCACATTTAATTGCTGATGATATCTGGCTAAGAGGTTTTAATCTTTCTTGGCTGAAAAACAGAATGGATGCTGATGAAGGATTATATAAGTTATACCATAATGATTTCCGATTACTAAATGGGAAATTACTAGAACACTATGGTTTTACAAATGAAATGAGAAAGACGTTAAGTCTTTTTCCTGCAATATTAGACTTAGAAGAAGTTAAATCCAAAGACGTTGAAAATTTTGTTCCTTATGTATTAGGAGATATGGAGTACGATAATGAAGTTTTAAATGAACAACTTAATGTTTTTACGTTTGATCAAATAGTTGGTTATATAGAGACATCAATTGAAGTGGGATTATTGAAAATAAAACAATACTCACTTAATAGAGTTTAA
- a CDS encoding HAD family hydrolase, translated as MIKAVLFDLDGTLLDRDTSVKKFVEDQHTRLSSVLSHIPKKIFAEKFIALEQNGYVWKDKVYQKLAEELAVRRMPPGELLDDYLTNFKHHCTPFPNLLSMLDELKKKGLRLGLVTNGYGVFQNDSIKSLEIKEYFDAILISEMEGLSKPDPLIFERAAERLNVKTEECMFVGDHPKNDVEGAKNTGMLAVWKTSPYWDEAEAADYSISDLEELKLIIENEEKRQYNQNKEKSTVM; from the coding sequence ATGATAAAAGCTGTGTTGTTTGATTTGGACGGAACGCTTTTGGACCGCGACACGTCGGTTAAGAAGTTTGTGGAGGACCAGCATACTCGTCTGTCATCCGTTCTGTCCCATATTCCTAAAAAGATATTTGCTGAAAAATTTATTGCGCTTGAACAGAACGGATATGTGTGGAAGGACAAAGTGTACCAGAAGCTAGCCGAGGAGCTGGCTGTAAGGAGAATGCCCCCAGGAGAATTGCTAGACGACTACTTAACAAATTTTAAGCACCATTGCACACCGTTTCCAAACCTTTTAAGCATGCTGGATGAATTGAAGAAAAAGGGTCTGCGCCTTGGTTTGGTCACGAACGGATACGGGGTGTTTCAAAATGACTCCATTAAGTCATTAGAAATTAAGGAATACTTTGACGCCATCCTTATTTCTGAGATGGAGGGGCTGAGCAAGCCTGATCCACTCATATTCGAGAGAGCAGCGGAGCGATTGAACGTTAAGACGGAAGAGTGCATGTTCGTAGGTGACCACCCGAAAAATGATGTAGAAGGCGCCAAGAACACTGGAATGTTAGCCGTTTGGAAAACAAGCCCCTACTGGGACGAAGCCGAAGCAGCCGATTATAGTATATCTGATCTGGAGGAGCTGAAGCTGATCATAGAGAATGAGGAGAAGAGGCAGTACAACCAAAATAAAGAAAAGAGCACTGTGATGTAG
- a CDS encoding Lrp/AsnC family transcriptional regulator: MDLNSTERELLQLIEKNGRLETATIAKLMGISVDETKQTLEKLEKEKVILGYSAIIDWTKGTEEGTVTAMIDVKVTPKRGVGFDKVAERIYRFPEVKAVYLMSGVYDLSVSIEGKTMAEVGRFVSEKLSTIDSVLSTTTHFILKKYKHDGLVFSDNDEDKRIVVSP, encoded by the coding sequence ATTGATTTGAATTCTACAGAACGCGAACTATTGCAACTCATTGAAAAAAACGGACGTCTTGAAACCGCAACGATCGCAAAGTTAATGGGTATATCAGTGGATGAAACAAAACAAACTCTAGAAAAGCTCGAAAAAGAAAAAGTGATACTAGGCTATTCTGCCATTATTGACTGGACAAAGGGTACCGAAGAAGGAACTGTAACAGCCATGATTGATGTAAAAGTCACACCAAAACGAGGTGTCGGCTTTGATAAAGTTGCCGAGCGAATCTATCGTTTTCCTGAGGTTAAAGCGGTGTATCTCATGTCCGGTGTTTACGATTTGTCGGTATCGATCGAAGGTAAGACGATGGCAGAAGTCGGCCGCTTTGTATCTGAAAAACTCTCGACCATCGATTCAGTCCTATCGACAACTACACATTTCATCCTAAAAAAATACAAGCATGACGGCCTTGTTTTTAGTGATAATGATGAGGATAAACGAATTGTGGTGTCGCCATGA